One genomic window of Leptospira paudalimensis includes the following:
- a CDS encoding SDR family NAD(P)-dependent oxidoreductase produces MDKSLIGKNAIVTGAALGIGKETSLLLARKGANVIVSDIKEEEGNRLVNEIQNFGGTASFVYCDVSREEDIIQLTNYLPNQNKRIDIMVNNAGIANKPTFMHKVSTEVWNQLISLDLTSVFWCQKYATKLMLADKKGGSIINVASIAGLGASPSLGPYCVAKAGVIELSTTGALEVAKAGIRINAVCPGWTETAILDVAGERGKSAMEKNIPMGRLGKPSEVANLIVFLASDESSFITGSVYKIDGGTRS; encoded by the coding sequence ATGGATAAAAGTTTAATTGGAAAAAATGCAATTGTAACTGGCGCAGCCCTTGGAATTGGAAAAGAAACCTCTCTCCTACTTGCGAGAAAAGGTGCCAATGTGATTGTCTCAGACATCAAAGAAGAAGAAGGGAATCGTCTAGTAAACGAAATCCAAAACTTTGGTGGGACGGCTTCGTTTGTTTATTGTGATGTCAGTCGTGAAGAAGACATCATCCAGTTAACCAATTACTTACCGAACCAAAACAAACGGATTGATATCATGGTAAATAATGCTGGTATCGCCAATAAACCAACCTTCATGCATAAAGTTTCAACGGAAGTTTGGAATCAATTGATTTCACTTGATCTAACAAGTGTATTTTGGTGTCAAAAATATGCAACTAAACTGATGTTAGCTGATAAGAAAGGTGGTTCCATCATCAATGTGGCATCCATTGCAGGACTTGGAGCCTCACCTTCCCTTGGGCCGTATTGTGTAGCAAAAGCAGGTGTGATTGAACTTTCGACAACTGGTGCTTTAGAAGTAGCAAAGGCAGGAATTCGGATCAATGCAGTTTGCCCTGGTTGGACAGAAACTGCCATCCTTGATGTCGCAGGCGAACGGGGGAAATCGGCGATGGAAAAAAACATTCCCATGGGACGATTAGGCAAACCGAGTGAAGTGGCAAATCTCATTGTTTTTTTAGCATCGGATGAATCCAGTTTTATCACAGGATCTGTGTATAAAATTGATGGTGGTACAAGGAGTTAA
- a CDS encoding flagellar hook-basal body protein, producing the protein MLRGLYTGANGMISQQVRMDVIANNLANVDKTAFKKDTTVFKTFPEMLLHRYSEDGIGKTPMGSFDTSPVVGKLGFGAEVNEVYTRFEQGAVKKTDNIFDLMVQDQPGMEKPAFFSVLTNRGERLTRSGSFVLDKNGFVVTPQGFPLLGEKGPIQVNQGNFLVKENGEIYINAKLGTAPKDGTNFSENRFEEPVLLDKLKIRTVENPRHLDKEGDSFYSDTPESGEPTAFPELLAPQVLQGYLEASNVSVVTEMVDMIEVNRAYEANSKTMQTQDSLLGRLFEVMR; encoded by the coding sequence ATGTTACGAGGATTGTATACAGGTGCAAATGGGATGATTTCCCAACAAGTGCGTATGGATGTGATAGCCAATAATTTGGCCAATGTGGATAAAACTGCATTCAAAAAAGATACCACTGTCTTCAAAACCTTTCCTGAAATGTTATTACATCGTTATTCTGAAGATGGGATTGGAAAAACTCCCATGGGTTCCTTTGATACCTCTCCTGTTGTCGGTAAACTGGGGTTTGGTGCGGAAGTGAACGAAGTGTACACTCGCTTTGAACAAGGGGCAGTGAAAAAAACTGACAATATTTTTGACCTTATGGTCCAAGACCAACCTGGAATGGAAAAACCTGCCTTTTTTTCTGTTCTTACCAACCGGGGTGAACGTCTCACTCGGAGTGGAAGTTTTGTACTTGATAAAAATGGTTTTGTTGTGACCCCACAAGGATTTCCTCTCCTTGGCGAAAAAGGTCCCATCCAAGTGAACCAAGGGAACTTCCTTGTGAAAGAAAATGGCGAAATATATATCAATGCCAAACTCGGAACGGCACCAAAAGACGGAACCAATTTTAGTGAAAATCGTTTCGAAGAACCAGTGTTACTTGATAAATTGAAAATCCGCACGGTCGAAAACCCGCGCCACCTCGACAAAGAAGGGGATTCTTTTTATTCCGACACTCCAGAATCGGGAGAACCTACAGCCTTTCCGGAACTCCTTGCCCCACAAGTGTTACAAGGGTATTTGGAAGCATCGAACGTATCGGTAGTGACTGAGATGGTGGATATGATTGAAGTGAATCGTGCTTACGAAGCCAATTCCAAAACCATGCAAACCCAGGACAGTTTACTTGGCCGTTTATTTGAAGTAATGCGGTAG
- a CDS encoding YhjD/YihY/BrkB family envelope integrity protein, with protein MSDTIKTPLLVRLTTIPETPSIKQKIILGLRVLLVSVHRFMKDDCLIIGSSLAYTTIVTLIPTLTVALALITVASGVHTNQGELVDKINSYLLQNNIQFDITPYLETLTDIISTATQIGAVGFVVFIFSATAVLRSLEKAFHIIWKIDFHRNFINKFVFYFFLISFGPLLFVVGKNITDTISDSVRSPHLKSIVATKHGEIWVAGEKGNIGVMRELNKSISFIPEASIDFENMLCIDMETVETGTCKKPNIRKENFFRIRSVGNDLFTISEEGTFLYSNDLGKSWKVHALKGISISDFGAIDYDTLYILTKDTRTLRYDLGKPFKEIKRFHDEAITPIRVRFFSEKDGFILDREGRLWKTSDGGTTFFPQEISSKPLNDISFLNRNVGFLVGDSGAIFKTTDGGYTWTDLSHRKYSYERVWVFVSPKKQDYDIFVLTSLGDILLSEDEGENWSVAYKGKAGMILDMLLLSKKKSDSNLENNGSKETVSSIVSNTLTSEEPIEIENQNEAESPNEGMLGIVGVGEFNKIIRVEEDGNGQTIWKKYQGGKRFFSLYSIFQFLLPLLALWLFFLLIFNIIPNTKVPLRASSIGAAVTGLILILFFWGFINIYLTSFTEKTMLVYKALAAIPITLLAIYSISLIILYGAEVTATLQFPDRYLLPKHPFDDIDGTLSFEFYKILQVLTLTYSHQQSQGELIKLAQLRKSLVLPEKELNQILDKLTEAQFIQITEDKRITPIKLKDQINLVSVYEETSSFKLGAPKERASLSPKLNDSLTQLEDKWKEELRKTSFTNWI; from the coding sequence ATGAGCGACACCATCAAAACCCCACTCCTTGTTCGTCTGACAACCATTCCCGAAACACCTAGTATCAAACAAAAAATCATTCTAGGTTTACGAGTGTTACTTGTATCGGTACATCGTTTTATGAAAGACGACTGTCTGATCATTGGCTCAAGTTTAGCTTACACGACAATTGTTACCCTCATTCCCACATTAACTGTCGCTCTTGCTCTCATTACGGTGGCGTCCGGGGTGCACACAAACCAAGGCGAACTTGTTGATAAAATCAATTCATACTTATTACAAAACAATATTCAATTTGATATCACACCCTATTTAGAAACACTCACGGATATTATCTCCACAGCAACACAAATTGGAGCTGTTGGATTTGTGGTATTTATCTTTTCTGCCACAGCCGTATTACGTTCGTTAGAAAAAGCATTTCATATCATTTGGAAAATTGACTTTCATCGAAATTTTATTAATAAATTTGTGTTTTATTTTTTCCTAATTTCTTTTGGACCTTTACTGTTCGTTGTTGGGAAAAATATTACAGATACAATTTCTGATTCTGTTCGTTCACCACATTTAAAGTCTATTGTTGCAACAAAACATGGAGAAATTTGGGTAGCGGGAGAAAAAGGGAATATTGGTGTGATGCGGGAGTTGAACAAATCCATTTCCTTCATTCCAGAAGCAAGCATAGACTTTGAAAATATGCTTTGTATCGATATGGAAACTGTCGAAACAGGAACATGCAAAAAGCCCAATATCAGAAAAGAAAACTTTTTTAGAATCAGAAGTGTAGGAAATGACTTATTCACCATTTCAGAAGAAGGTACATTTTTATATTCAAATGATTTGGGGAAATCTTGGAAGGTACACGCATTAAAAGGAATTTCAATTTCCGATTTTGGTGCCATTGATTACGATACACTCTACATTTTAACGAAGGATACAAGAACCTTACGATATGATTTAGGAAAACCATTCAAAGAAATCAAACGATTCCATGATGAAGCGATCACTCCCATCCGAGTTCGATTTTTCTCCGAAAAGGACGGATTCATTTTGGATCGAGAGGGAAGGTTATGGAAAACGAGTGATGGTGGAACAACTTTTTTCCCTCAAGAAATCTCTAGCAAACCTCTAAACGATATCTCCTTTCTCAATCGTAATGTGGGTTTTTTAGTAGGAGATAGTGGTGCCATTTTCAAAACGACTGATGGTGGCTATACTTGGACAGACCTTAGCCATAGAAAATATTCATATGAACGTGTTTGGGTATTTGTTTCTCCTAAAAAACAAGACTATGATATCTTTGTTTTAACTTCCTTAGGAGACATTCTCCTTTCAGAAGATGAAGGTGAAAATTGGTCAGTTGCTTACAAAGGAAAAGCAGGAATGATCTTAGACATGTTATTACTTTCTAAGAAAAAATCAGATTCCAATTTAGAAAATAATGGTTCGAAGGAAACAGTTTCCTCCATAGTTTCCAATACGTTAACATCTGAAGAACCAATCGAAATCGAAAACCAAAATGAAGCTGAAAGTCCGAATGAAGGAATGTTAGGCATCGTTGGAGTTGGTGAATTTAATAAAATCATTCGTGTAGAAGAAGATGGAAATGGCCAAACCATTTGGAAAAAATACCAAGGTGGAAAACGATTTTTTTCCCTTTATTCCATTTTCCAATTTTTGTTACCATTGTTAGCATTATGGTTATTTTTCTTACTGATTTTTAATATCATCCCGAACACAAAGGTTCCTCTCAGAGCCTCATCAATTGGTGCAGCTGTAACTGGTTTGATTCTCATTTTGTTTTTTTGGGGGTTTATCAATATTTACCTCACATCTTTTACCGAAAAAACAATGTTAGTCTATAAAGCATTAGCAGCAATCCCCATCACCTTACTTGCAATTTATTCCATTTCTCTTATCATCTTGTATGGAGCAGAAGTAACGGCAACCCTACAATTCCCTGATCGATACTTACTTCCGAAACATCCATTTGATGATATTGATGGAACACTTTCCTTTGAATTTTATAAAATTCTGCAAGTATTAACACTTACCTATTCTCACCAACAAAGCCAAGGGGAACTCATCAAACTTGCACAGTTACGAAAGTCACTTGTTTTGCCTGAAAAGGAATTAAACCAAATTTTGGACAAATTAACTGAGGCTCAATTCATCCAAATCACGGAAGACAAACGAATCACACCAATCAAATTAAAAGATCAAATCAATCTGGTTTCAGTGTATGAAGAAACATCTAGTTTTAAACTAGGTGCACCAAAAGAAAGGGCAAGTTTGTCTCCAAAACTAAACGACAGTCTCACCCAATTGGAAGATAAGTGGAAGGAAGAACTTCGAAAAACTTCTTTTACGAATTGGATTTAA
- a CDS encoding RNA recognition motif domain-containing protein, translated as MKLSIGNLPQSLSDDALEKLLSAHGKVTHLQIKRDKLTKVSLGYGTAEMADADAEKAIANLNGKELEGKKIVVVNQEELTKAQNEAQKKKGSPAVAKPTFGRNQTSGGGNTGVQRRGGSRGS; from the coding sequence ATGAAGTTATCTATCGGAAACCTCCCCCAATCACTTTCGGACGATGCCCTCGAGAAACTTCTTTCCGCCCATGGAAAGGTAACACACCTACAAATCAAACGTGACAAACTCACGAAGGTTTCGCTTGGGTATGGAACCGCCGAAATGGCCGATGCAGATGCGGAAAAAGCCATCGCAAATCTCAATGGAAAGGAATTGGAAGGGAAAAAAATCGTCGTGGTCAACCAAGAAGAATTGACCAAAGCGCAAAATGAAGCCCAAAAGAAAAAAGGAAGTCCTGCTGTCGCAAAACCAACCTTTGGTAGAAACCAAACATCAGGTGGTGGCAATACAGGAGTACAACGCCGTGGTGGTTCTCGCGGGTCCTAA
- a CDS encoding class I SAM-dependent methyltransferase, translated as MKNVWDKHYERPKSKLNFPDENLVRLLSKIDPPNRKALDFGCGSGRHSVLLQSFGYEVKACDNAKTTIDLLTKSEPSIKFLHTPNLPLPFGPEEFAVIVSWGVFHYNNRSDAKELLASLYHSLTPNGYLLGSIRAEGDTHLGLSQGTINLIDLSGGYAETYSLSDLKDFLSIFSEVSIGYTERTPLGKLTERICHWFFLAKK; from the coding sequence ATGAAAAACGTCTGGGACAAACACTACGAAAGACCAAAATCAAAACTAAATTTCCCCGATGAGAATCTTGTACGCCTACTCTCCAAAATTGATCCCCCAAATCGGAAAGCGTTAGACTTTGGTTGTGGGTCAGGAAGGCACTCAGTCCTTTTACAAAGTTTTGGATACGAAGTAAAGGCATGTGATAATGCCAAAACAACCATTGATTTACTAACAAAATCGGAACCATCCATAAAGTTCCTGCACACTCCAAACCTCCCATTACCATTTGGACCAGAGGAATTTGCAGTGATTGTCAGTTGGGGAGTATTTCATTATAACAACCGAAGTGATGCAAAAGAACTCCTCGCTTCTCTTTACCATTCTTTAACACCAAACGGGTATTTGCTTGGTTCCATTCGAGCCGAAGGAGATACACATTTAGGCTTAAGCCAAGGAACAATCAACCTAATTGATCTTAGTGGTGGGTATGCCGAGACATATTCCCTCTCTGACCTAAAAGATTTTTTATCAATCTTTTCCGAAGTTTCAATTGGTTATACAGAAAGAACTCCCCTCGGAAAACTCACAGAACGAATTTGCCACTGGTTTTTCCTTGCGAAAAAATAA
- a CDS encoding ATP-grasp domain-containing protein: MKQLHGSYLSVGAGENQIPLIRAAKQRGLKVIAVDTNPMAPGLVECDIKILESTHEYRKILHAMGKVPLPYKLLGVGSRSYGKAVYTVSYLAEKLKLRGNPRESTNLFLDKEKFKQSVSKYGIPVPSLIPTSVSPKSKDKKLDLQFPMIAKPKEGSGKKGITVIESEVDYKKFLKNKSNETYLIEPYTPGEEVTVLGFVINKRFYLVSLTDKVTTGIPHFMEVAHIAPSQHLTMAGELKMICQSIVTACKLKTGPFVAEFKITKNKECILIEATPEVGGEFLADQLLPAHYGYDYFKDLLSVTIGEKTRPEFLKTPGKGITHSGIFFILPSTKQKKMTDPKGFVPNSMETLFFQKQLIPTGTSLDSREGNHRRTFVFGISTKQNISQKDWYRSILDRLET; encoded by the coding sequence ATGAAACAATTACATGGAAGTTATCTCTCCGTGGGTGCCGGGGAGAACCAAATCCCTCTCATTCGTGCAGCGAAACAAAGAGGACTTAAGGTCATTGCTGTGGATACCAATCCAATGGCACCTGGCCTCGTTGAGTGTGATATTAAAATATTAGAATCTACTCACGAATACCGTAAAATTTTACACGCAATGGGTAAGGTCCCCCTTCCCTACAAATTATTGGGAGTGGGTTCGCGGTCTTACGGCAAAGCAGTGTATACCGTTTCGTATCTTGCTGAAAAATTAAAACTACGAGGGAATCCAAGAGAAAGTACAAACCTTTTTTTAGACAAAGAAAAGTTTAAACAATCGGTTTCCAAGTATGGAATTCCAGTTCCATCATTGATTCCCACTTCTGTTTCACCCAAATCGAAAGATAAAAAATTAGATCTGCAATTCCCTATGATTGCCAAACCCAAAGAAGGATCAGGCAAAAAAGGAATCACTGTCATTGAATCAGAAGTTGATTATAAAAAATTCTTAAAAAACAAATCGAATGAGACGTATTTAATCGAACCTTACACTCCAGGGGAAGAGGTGACTGTCCTTGGGTTTGTCATCAATAAACGATTTTATTTAGTATCACTTACAGACAAAGTAACAACGGGGATTCCTCATTTTATGGAAGTGGCGCACATTGCACCTTCGCAACATTTAACAATGGCAGGAGAATTAAAAATGATCTGCCAGAGTATTGTGACAGCCTGTAAATTAAAAACAGGACCTTTTGTTGCAGAATTTAAAATCACAAAAAATAAAGAATGTATTCTCATTGAAGCAACACCTGAAGTGGGTGGTGAGTTTTTAGCCGACCAACTTTTACCTGCTCATTACGGGTATGATTATTTTAAGGACTTACTTTCTGTCACCATCGGTGAAAAAACAAGACCTGAATTTTTAAAAACACCTGGAAAAGGAATCACTCATTCAGGTATCTTTTTTATCCTTCCTTCCACCAAACAAAAAAAGATGACGGATCCAAAAGGATTCGTTCCTAATTCGATGGAAACTTTGTTCTTCCAAAAACAGTTGATTCCTACAGGGACAAGTTTGGACTCACGAGAAGGAAACCATAGACGAACGTTTGTTTTTGGAATCTCTACCAAACAAAATATTTCCCAAAAAGACTGGTATAGGTCAATCCTTGACCGATTGGAAACATGA
- a CDS encoding class I SAM-dependent methyltransferase: MDEMDSLRKECPLQGECDWKPLYQTQGQYKGLSIVECQTCKLQALSPRPNQKELYTQEYYQGKADYTYIDEREQKPFFRFVWKARIQNIKRFRPTGHFLDIGSSFGGFLEVAREEGYSIQGVEISTYAASYANENQIPTFNGNLYEANFPNQSFDVITMVEVIEHIENPILFFQELTRILKPGGLLLLQTANFEGWQAKTEGSSYHYYMPGHVFYYSDTLLKKILTQLGFGSFVSYFGVDFPLMAKLKKVRGSFRTWKDYLKWFRISYYHFVSKMKRNGFPLTSSYVLYAFKK; encoded by the coding sequence ATGGATGAGATGGATTCTTTAAGAAAAGAATGCCCTCTCCAAGGTGAATGTGATTGGAAACCACTTTACCAAACACAAGGCCAATACAAAGGCCTATCTATTGTAGAATGCCAAACTTGCAAACTCCAAGCACTTTCACCAAGGCCCAACCAAAAAGAATTATACACACAAGAGTATTACCAAGGAAAAGCAGATTACACCTATATCGATGAACGAGAACAAAAACCTTTTTTTCGTTTTGTATGGAAGGCAAGGATCCAAAACATCAAACGGTTTCGTCCAACTGGCCACTTTTTAGACATTGGTTCTTCCTTTGGTGGATTTTTGGAAGTGGCAAGGGAAGAAGGATATTCTATCCAAGGAGTGGAAATCTCAACGTATGCAGCTAGTTATGCGAATGAAAACCAAATCCCTACATTCAATGGCAATCTGTATGAGGCAAATTTTCCAAATCAAAGTTTTGATGTGATCACGATGGTCGAAGTGATCGAACACATTGAAAATCCCATCCTATTTTTCCAAGAATTAACAAGAATTTTAAAACCTGGTGGGTTATTACTTCTACAAACTGCTAATTTTGAAGGTTGGCAAGCTAAAACAGAAGGTTCCAGTTACCATTATTATATGCCAGGTCATGTCTTTTATTACTCTGATACCCTGTTAAAAAAAATATTGACTCAACTTGGATTTGGAAGTTTCGTATCTTACTTCGGTGTGGATTTTCCATTAATGGCTAAACTCAAAAAAGTAAGGGGTTCCTTCCGGACATGGAAAGATTACCTGAAATGGTTTCGCATTTCCTATTATCATTTTGTATCCAAAATGAAACGGAATGGATTTCCTCTCACCTCTAGTTATGTTTTGTATGCATTTAAAAAATAG